The DNA region GGGCACATACGGCTCCAGCATCGTGTCCCACGACCTGGCCCCGGCCGCCGAGCGGCGTTGGGCGAGGTCGCCGACCACCGTGAACGACCGACCAGGGCAGCGCCGCATCAGCACCCTCCAGTCCATTTCGGACAGTTCCTGGGCCTCGTCGACGACGACGTGCCGGTAGGTCCAATCCCGGTCCGCCAAAGCACGTTCGACCAGATCTCGGGTGTCCTGTTCGACGAAGCGGGCCGCCAGGTCCTCGGCGTAGAGCAGGTCCGTGGCGAACAGGTGGTCCTCGTCGTCCATCGAGTCCTCGCGGCCGACGAGGTTGTCCAGCACGCCTGTCGCGTGCTGGATGGCGGCCTTCCGCTCCTGCTCGGCGGCCTGGTCGACCGCCGTGTCGCGACCCAGGAGGTCGACCAGCTCGTCCAGCAGTGGCACGTCCGACACCGTCCACGCGTCGCCGTCCGCGCGCGACAAAGCCGGGTCCGCACCGGCCGCGCTCAGCCGGTCGGGCGACATGTAGAGCGGTGCCAGCAGTGTCTCCGGCGTCAGTACCGGCCAGAGTTCGTCGAGCGCGGCGGCGAACCCGTCGTCGTCGGCGAGTTCCTTGACCAGGTCCGCCCGCATCTCCTCCCACGCCTTGCGGTCGTCCCTGGTCAGCCAGCCCCGGCCGATCCGGCCTATCGCCCGCTCGGTGAGCACCCACGTGACGATCTCGGTGAACTTCGCGCGGGCCTCGTTGTGGGGCAGGCCGCTCGCGCGCGCCTCCTCCCTGGCCCACTCCGCGGTCTCGGCGTCGATCCGCACCGTGACGCCCGCCAACTCGATCGACACCGGCCGCTCCGGCAGCCGCTGCCGGTCGGCGACCGCCGCCGCGAGCACGTCGAGGATCTTCAAAGAGCCCTTGAGCCGCGCGATCTCCGGGGTGTCCTCAGCGGTGACGCTCAGGCCGGGCACGAGGTCCCCGGTGGTCACGAACACCACATCGGACTCGCCGAGCGACGGCAGCACACGGCCGATGTGGTTCAGGAAGGCCGGATTGGGCCCGACCACGAGCACGCCATGGCGTTCCATCCGCTCCCGCTGGGTGTAGAGCAGATACGCGACGCGGTGCAGCGCCACCACGGTCTTTCCGGTGCCCGGGCCGCCCTCGATCACCAGCACGCCAGGGTGGTCGAGCCGGATGATCTCGTCCTGCTCGGCCTGGATCGTCGCCACGATGTCGCGCATCCCGTCGCCGCGCGGCGCGTTGACCGCGGCGAGCAACGCGGCGTCGCCCCGCTCGTCGCCGTCCGGGCGGCCGAGCACCTCGTCGGTGAAGTCGAGCACCTGCCGCCCGCGGGTGTGGAACTGGCGGCGCCTGCGCATGTTCTCCGGGGACGCGGCGGTGGCGACGTAGAACGCGCGCGACGCGGGCGCCCGCCAGTCGAGCAACACCGGTTCGTACTCGTTGGCCTCGTCGAAAAGACCGATGCGGCCGATGTAGGAGTGTTCCCCGGAAAGCGTGTCCAACCGGCCGAAGCACAGCCCGTTGTCCCCCAGGTCCAGTCGCTTCACCTCCTTGGCCGACGCGCGCACCTGGTCGTCGCGTTCCATGGGGGTCCCGCCGGTTCCGCGCAACGCCGCGGTGTACTCGCCCTTCACCCGCGCGCGCTCGGCATCGAGCCGCGTGTAGAGCCCGGCGACATAGCCCCGCTCGGACCGCAGTTCCTCGTCGTACCCCTGAATTGACACGTTCCCCCTCAAAGCGATGTACCTGTTGACACTGCCGCGTCGAGCAACAGCCTCGCCGCCACCGTTGTCCCGTCGCCGCGGATCCAGCCGGCCAAGACAACACCCGCACTCAGCGACTCCCCGTTTCCGCGGATCCTGCCTACGGCGAGCGATTCTGCGGCACGACCGGGGCCTTGCCGCAAGCCCCCAGGTGCGCTATATGTTGGAGTGGGAAGGAGCGGTGTCCCCCTTCCACCATCTCAGCGGTGATCCGGCCCGGCGGCGTAGACTGTGCGCGGGCGAGGTTCTGCGCCTGACCTTCTGATCGGGAGTCCACGCCTCCCGGCACCGCGGAGGCAAAGGGGATGGGTGTCCTCAGGACCGGCTTCCGGCCGAACTGTCGACTCCGCTCGCGGGGTGCCCGGACGCGACGCGTGGAGTCCGTCGGTGTGCCCCCGGAGGAACGACGATGACTCGGCAGAAGAACCTCAAGGCCCTGGTCCGCGACCGAATGGCGCGCACCGGCGAGACCTACACCACCGCCCGCAGGCACGTCACCGCGCACGCGGCCGAACCCGGCACCCACGCGCCGTCCACCCTGGTCCGCGACCTGCTGGCCCGCGCGGGCGTGGTCGCCCCGCACACCGGGGAACCGTTCACCGA from Alloactinosynnema sp. L-07 includes:
- the helR gene encoding RNA polymerase recycling motor ATPase HelR, whose translation is MSIQGYDEELRSERGYVAGLYTRLDAERARVKGEYTAALRGTGGTPMERDDQVRASAKEVKRLDLGDNGLCFGRLDTLSGEHSYIGRIGLFDEANEYEPVLLDWRAPASRAFYVATAASPENMRRRRQFHTRGRQVLDFTDEVLGRPDGDERGDAALLAAVNAPRGDGMRDIVATIQAEQDEIIRLDHPGVLVIEGGPGTGKTVVALHRVAYLLYTQRERMERHGVLVVGPNPAFLNHIGRVLPSLGESDVVFVTTGDLVPGLSVTAEDTPEIARLKGSLKILDVLAAAVADRQRLPERPVSIELAGVTVRIDAETAEWAREEARASGLPHNEARAKFTEIVTWVLTERAIGRIGRGWLTRDDRKAWEEMRADLVKELADDDGFAAALDELWPVLTPETLLAPLYMSPDRLSAAGADPALSRADGDAWTVSDVPLLDELVDLLGRDTAVDQAAEQERKAAIQHATGVLDNLVGREDSMDDEDHLFATDLLYAEDLAARFVEQDTRDLVERALADRDWTYRHVVVDEAQELSEMDWRVLMRRCPGRSFTVVGDLAQRRSAAGARSWDTMLEPYVPGRWVYRSLTVNYRTPAEIMAVAAALLAEFAPGVQPPESVRACGVQPWSRRVTADDLPDAIEEFVRDEAGREGTSVVIGPPGVPGTVPASETKGLEFDAVLVVDPERILADGPRGAAELYVALTRATQRLGVLHQGPLPRALAGLTQTGTPAGVIP